In Vibrio atlanticus, the following proteins share a genomic window:
- a CDS encoding ABC transporter permease, with protein sequence MLRALYFVVIAVCIVPTIPGVAGVVASSLSFIPPLGLEEPTLNGFNQVFQWEGAWHSIGLSLGSAVASSYIACFLTFCILQASWGNKFWRKIELTLSPMLAIPHVAFAIGFAFLFSPTGLGARAVHHLLGESATSSELALLVKDPYAFGLIIMLALKEVPFLLLMSISILQQVDVERITKVSASLGYSRAQIWWKCIFPQWFTKLRFPMLAVLAYSVSVVDIALIIGPTNPPTFAVLVWQWFNDPDLNLLPRAAAGAIVLFGLASLIIALARLIEWSILKYFRTWQYSGRTGINLPGKTIFAVLAALSLLIIPLMGIWSVAQRWRFPDLLPSRYSMRFWEFEWDGIMSTVGQSLWIGLIAASVALLLALVAHEYRIKYKWQVPGFIIAIPMLIPQLSVLFGMQVTTLYIGSSAYEFWVIWAHVFFAFPFVYLSLDGPWKSFNNGLIKASLSLGKSPFQSWYSIKLPILLPAIAFAWAVGISVSLAQYLPTLMLGAGRISTITTEAVALTSGFDRRVTAIYAIWQALLPLFFFSLAILVSRLQLRYRRLTFKGFLTNESAPQRPRHP encoded by the coding sequence ATGCTACGCGCTCTATATTTTGTTGTTATAGCTGTGTGCATTGTCCCTACGATTCCTGGGGTAGCGGGAGTAGTGGCCTCGTCACTGAGTTTCATCCCGCCCCTAGGTTTAGAGGAACCAACACTCAACGGTTTTAACCAAGTCTTTCAATGGGAAGGGGCTTGGCACTCTATTGGTTTGAGCCTCGGTTCAGCGGTCGCCAGCAGCTACATTGCCTGCTTCCTGACCTTTTGTATTCTTCAGGCTTCTTGGGGAAACAAGTTTTGGAGAAAGATTGAGCTAACGCTATCGCCAATGCTTGCCATTCCGCATGTGGCTTTCGCTATCGGCTTTGCTTTTCTGTTTAGCCCAACAGGGCTTGGCGCAAGAGCCGTACATCACTTGCTCGGCGAATCGGCTACGAGCTCTGAATTGGCGCTATTGGTAAAAGACCCATACGCGTTTGGCCTTATCATCATGTTGGCGCTCAAAGAAGTTCCTTTCTTGTTGCTGATGAGCATATCGATACTTCAGCAAGTCGATGTTGAACGCATCACTAAGGTCAGTGCCTCTCTGGGTTATAGCCGTGCTCAGATCTGGTGGAAGTGTATTTTCCCACAATGGTTTACCAAGCTTCGCTTCCCTATGTTGGCGGTGCTTGCTTACAGCGTGTCGGTTGTCGATATTGCTCTGATCATTGGCCCAACCAATCCGCCGACCTTTGCCGTTTTGGTATGGCAATGGTTTAACGACCCAGACCTTAATTTATTGCCACGAGCTGCCGCTGGCGCGATCGTTTTATTCGGTTTAGCTTCGTTGATCATCGCCTTAGCGCGTTTAATCGAATGGTCAATTCTGAAGTACTTTAGAACTTGGCAATATTCAGGAAGAACAGGTATTAACCTTCCAGGAAAAACGATCTTCGCAGTGCTTGCTGCATTGTCACTGCTGATCATTCCACTAATGGGGATTTGGAGTGTTGCCCAACGTTGGCGTTTCCCTGATTTACTTCCAAGTCGCTACAGCATGCGTTTTTGGGAATTTGAGTGGGATGGCATCATGAGTACTGTCGGGCAAAGCTTATGGATTGGCCTTATTGCTGCTTCAGTCGCTTTGTTGCTTGCGCTGGTAGCTCATGAGTATCGAATCAAATACAAGTGGCAAGTTCCGGGCTTTATTATCGCGATTCCCATGTTGATACCTCAACTCTCGGTTTTGTTCGGCATGCAAGTGACCACGCTTTATATCGGCAGCAGCGCCTATGAGTTCTGGGTGATTTGGGCGCATGTTTTCTTTGCTTTCCCGTTTGTGTATCTGTCTTTGGATGGCCCTTGGAAAAGCTTCAATAATGGTCTGATAAAAGCCTCGCTGAGCCTTGGTAAATCTCCATTTCAAAGCTGGTACTCCATCAAACTGCCTATCTTGTTACCTGCTATTGCCTTTGCTTGGGCGGTCGGGATCAGCGTGAGTTTGGCCCAGTACCTTCCAACATTGATGCTCGGCGCAGGCCGTATTAGCACGATCACCACAGAAGCCGTTGCCCTAACCAGTGGTTTCGACCGCAGGGTAACCGCAATTTATGCTATCTGGCAGGCCCTATTGCCTCTGTTCTTTTTCTCTTTAGCGATATTAGTCAGCCGACTTCAACTCAGATATCGCCGTCTTACTTTTAAAGGTTTTCTAACGAATGAGTCTGCACCTCAACGACCTCGCCATCCGTAA
- a CDS encoding ABC transporter substrate-binding protein, with translation MNKIVSTLGIMATVAYSAAIYADEATSTNSWNQIEQQAEGQTVYFHAWGGSQEINRYLQWAGKELQSDYGVTLKHVKVTDIAETTTRLLAEKAAGKNSEGSVDIVWINGENFRSMKDNALLFGPFTESLPNWQYVDKSLPIDVDFSEPTEGLEAPWGVGQLVFIHDQETLNNPPQSFSEMLSYAQAFPNRLSYPRPPEFHGTSFIKSLLIELTDNNPALAQPVSEDNFQEVTAPLWAYLDKFHKVAWRGGKQFPAGTSESIQLLDDGQLDLAITFNPNSVYSAQSSGRLAETTKAYALESGALSNIHFLAIPWNANASAGAQVTINFLLSPEAQSRKGDLNVWGDPSVLSSKYLTGSAKNTQQFKSIDEPHPSWQNALEKEWLKRYGN, from the coding sequence ATGAACAAGATAGTAAGTACGTTAGGAATCATGGCAACCGTTGCATACAGCGCAGCCATTTACGCTGATGAAGCAACATCAACCAATAGCTGGAACCAAATAGAACAGCAGGCAGAGGGACAAACTGTCTACTTTCACGCTTGGGGCGGAAGCCAAGAAATTAATCGTTACCTACAATGGGCAGGCAAGGAGTTACAAAGTGACTACGGTGTGACCTTAAAGCATGTAAAAGTAACCGACATTGCTGAAACGACTACTCGACTACTTGCAGAAAAAGCCGCAGGCAAGAACAGCGAAGGCAGTGTCGATATCGTTTGGATTAATGGTGAGAACTTCCGCTCGATGAAAGACAATGCGCTGTTATTTGGACCATTCACAGAATCACTTCCAAACTGGCAGTACGTTGATAAATCTTTACCAATTGATGTCGATTTCTCGGAGCCAACCGAAGGCTTAGAAGCGCCTTGGGGCGTCGGACAACTGGTGTTCATCCACGACCAAGAGACGCTAAACAATCCGCCACAATCGTTTTCAGAAATGTTGAGCTACGCTCAAGCTTTCCCTAACCGCTTAAGCTACCCTCGCCCACCTGAATTTCATGGCACCAGCTTCATCAAGTCTCTACTCATTGAGCTAACAGACAACAACCCTGCGCTGGCTCAACCTGTTTCGGAAGACAACTTCCAAGAAGTTACAGCACCACTGTGGGCTTACTTAGATAAATTCCATAAAGTGGCATGGCGTGGTGGCAAACAATTCCCAGCAGGCACATCTGAAAGTATCCAACTTCTGGATGATGGACAACTCGACCTAGCCATAACATTCAATCCAAACTCTGTTTATTCAGCACAATCAAGTGGCCGCCTAGCTGAAACTACCAAGGCCTATGCTCTAGAAAGTGGCGCTCTGTCTAACATTCACTTCCTTGCGATTCCTTGGAATGCTAATGCAAGTGCTGGCGCTCAGGTAACCATCAACTTCTTGTTGAGCCCAGAAGCACAATCGCGCAAAGGCGACCTCAATGTTTGGGGTGATCCTTCTGTATTAAGCAGCAAGTACCTGACTGGTAGCGCTAAGAATACTCAACAATTTAAATCGATTGATGAACCACACCCAAGCTGGCAAAACGCGCTCGAGAAAGAGTGGCTTAAGCGATACGGTAACTAA
- a CDS encoding META domain-containing protein, whose product MKFSSKKLLAVAALPMMLAACTTTGDNAMQVTPTDLQHHNWELAQIDGKNIEKSEHQATPRLEIGEKMTANGMAGCNNFFGQGELKDGQFRIKQMGMTMKMCHGSAMEIEQSVSATLSEWSDVTLTNDTLVLKNDVHTLTYTIRDWVN is encoded by the coding sequence ATGAAGTTTAGTTCAAAAAAATTACTAGCAGTAGCCGCTTTACCTATGATGCTAGCAGCATGCACAACAACAGGTGATAACGCGATGCAAGTAACACCAACCGATCTACAGCACCATAATTGGGAACTTGCGCAAATTGATGGCAAGAACATTGAGAAAAGCGAACACCAAGCGACACCTCGTCTAGAGATCGGCGAAAAGATGACGGCAAACGGCATGGCTGGTTGTAACAACTTCTTCGGTCAAGGCGAACTAAAAGACGGTCAATTCCGCATTAAGCAAATGGGCATGACCATGAAAATGTGTCACGGCTCAGCAATGGAAATCGAACAATCGGTTTCCGCGACTCTAAGCGAGTGGAGCGACGTAACACTAACAAACGATACGCTAGTATTGAAAAACGATGTACACACGCTAACGTACACAATTCGTGACTGGGTAAACTAA
- a CDS encoding DUF1289 domain-containing protein, with amino-acid sequence MEQLEFFQVPSPCVGVCSSDDKGYCNGCMRKREERFNWMSMTPSEQLHVIKLCRQRYRRKIMKQKNLVGNSVDEEGSTSPQRDLFG; translated from the coding sequence GTGGAGCAGTTAGAGTTTTTCCAAGTTCCAAGCCCTTGCGTTGGGGTTTGCTCAAGCGATGACAAAGGCTATTGCAATGGCTGTATGCGTAAAAGGGAGGAGCGCTTTAATTGGATGTCGATGACGCCGTCAGAACAGTTACACGTCATAAAGCTGTGTCGTCAACGCTATAGAAGAAAAATAATGAAGCAAAAAAACTTGGTTGGTAACTCGGTTGACGAAGAGGGAAGTACAAGTCCCCAAAGAGATCTTTTCGGCTAA
- a CDS encoding thiamine-binding protein: protein MVAFQVIPRVKEGNNFEVVDKAIEVVKAADVPFQVGAMETTMKGELNQLLDIVKKAEQACYDAGAVEVITNIKIHSKTTEADDTFCTYHRGVTKANHMFV, encoded by the coding sequence ATGGTTGCCTTCCAAGTGATCCCTCGCGTTAAAGAAGGCAACAACTTCGAAGTGGTTGATAAAGCCATCGAAGTTGTGAAAGCTGCTGATGTGCCTTTCCAAGTCGGAGCTATGGAAACCACGATGAAAGGTGAACTCAACCAACTCCTCGATATCGTTAAAAAAGCAGAACAAGCTTGCTACGATGCAGGGGCTGTAGAAGTGATCACAAACATTAAAATTCACAGTAAAACCACGGAAGCCGATGATACATTTTGCACGTATCATCGTGGTGTAACGAAAGCGAATCACATGTTTGTTTAA
- a CDS encoding DEAD/DEAH box helicase has protein sequence MSFDSLALNPKTVSAIPSQFNKPTEIQQAVIPTIIAGKDVLALAQTGSGKTLAFGLPLLNSIKHDVNELQAIIIVPTRELASQVAKALEPIATTLDIKTVTLTGGVDIEIQQQQLLEKPQLVIATPGRIHAVIQENKLELTQCKSLVLDEADRLLDMGFWPDVQTIISALPKKHQTLLFSATLPIELISQTEALLVNPVKVTTHQENSVVAAIEETLYLVNKGSKAQALIALLNQHTWSQVLVFIGAKDNADALTKRLNKAKISVNALHGNKSQEEREQALENFKNGTTRVLIATDVMARGIHIDQLPVVINFDLPSHSATYVHRVGRTARAGSTGRAISLVSHSETDYLNAIRTLTNKPLMLQALEGFPVTDKPASEATARKRPPKDKMANRRTAKKKSVKQFKSKPSSSK, from the coding sequence ATGTCATTTGATAGCCTAGCCCTTAACCCAAAAACCGTCTCCGCGATCCCATCTCAATTCAATAAGCCGACAGAGATACAGCAAGCGGTAATTCCTACAATTATTGCGGGGAAAGACGTGCTGGCGTTGGCTCAAACGGGTAGCGGAAAAACGTTGGCATTTGGCTTACCTTTGCTGAACAGCATCAAGCATGATGTAAATGAACTACAAGCGATAATCATTGTTCCAACCCGTGAACTTGCCTCTCAAGTAGCCAAAGCACTAGAACCCATCGCAACCACACTTGATATCAAAACAGTGACACTGACTGGTGGAGTTGATATCGAGATCCAGCAACAGCAATTGTTAGAAAAGCCACAACTCGTGATCGCAACTCCTGGCCGAATACATGCCGTTATTCAAGAGAACAAGCTCGAGCTAACCCAATGCAAGTCTTTAGTTCTTGATGAGGCAGACCGTTTACTCGACATGGGATTTTGGCCAGATGTTCAAACCATTATTTCTGCTCTTCCTAAAAAGCATCAAACACTGTTGTTTTCGGCTACGCTGCCAATAGAGCTGATCAGTCAGACTGAGGCGCTTCTTGTTAATCCAGTAAAGGTCACAACGCATCAAGAAAACAGCGTGGTCGCGGCTATTGAAGAAACTCTGTACTTAGTGAACAAAGGCAGTAAAGCTCAAGCGCTGATCGCCCTACTCAATCAGCACACATGGTCGCAGGTATTGGTATTTATTGGCGCAAAAGATAATGCAGATGCATTAACCAAGCGATTGAATAAAGCCAAAATCAGTGTGAATGCGCTACACGGAAATAAGAGCCAAGAAGAGCGAGAGCAAGCATTAGAGAATTTCAAAAATGGCACGACTCGTGTGCTTATCGCCACCGACGTTATGGCTAGAGGCATCCATATTGATCAACTACCTGTCGTAATTAACTTTGATTTGCCATCGCATTCGGCGACTTACGTACACCGAGTTGGTCGCACAGCAAGAGCAGGAAGCACGGGGCGCGCAATCTCTCTGGTTAGCCACAGCGAAACTGACTACCTGAATGCAATTCGTACTCTGACCAATAAACCTCTTATGCTACAAGCGTTGGAAGGTTTCCCTGTTACAGACAAACCTGCATCTGAAGCGACAGCTCGCAAACGTCCGCCTAAAGACAAAATGGCTAACCGAAGAACCGCAAAAAAGAAGAGTGTTAAGCAATTTAAGAGCAAACCAAGTTCTTCGAAATAA
- a CDS encoding LysE family translocator yields MSWDSISLFIVIVFFIAIIPGPNALLVLSTALTQRKLFAFVNVLGVSCGFFFHAFISANGISLLLSNTPMAFEGLKWAGVLYLVWLGYNHFRAALRAQEGVLYAVSASGSKLYNQFIKGLLTNLLNPKIVLFYLSIFPQFVSKDAIVTDSLMLGGIQATVVSMWFLIVILMADTFKCLLVQKRTSQMMNIVCGVLFVGFSIQLALFQL; encoded by the coding sequence ATGAGTTGGGACAGTATATCGCTGTTTATTGTTATCGTGTTTTTTATTGCCATTATTCCAGGCCCTAATGCTTTGCTGGTATTAAGCACAGCCTTAACTCAAAGGAAGCTGTTCGCATTTGTGAACGTGTTGGGCGTGTCATGTGGTTTCTTTTTTCACGCCTTTATCTCGGCCAACGGCATAAGTTTGTTATTGTCGAACACCCCAATGGCCTTTGAAGGGCTTAAGTGGGCTGGGGTTTTGTATCTTGTCTGGCTTGGGTATAACCATTTTCGCGCGGCCCTGCGTGCTCAAGAGGGTGTACTTTATGCGGTAAGTGCATCGGGAAGTAAGCTATACAATCAATTTATCAAAGGGCTCCTCACTAATCTACTGAATCCTAAAATCGTCCTGTTTTATCTTTCTATATTCCCTCAATTTGTTTCAAAAGATGCGATTGTGACAGACAGTTTGATGCTTGGTGGGATTCAGGCGACAGTAGTGTCGATGTGGTTCTTGATTGTGATCTTAATGGCGGATACGTTCAAGTGCTTGTTGGTTCAAAAGCGAACCTCACAAATGATGAACATTGTTTGTGGTGTTCTATTTGTGGGCTTTAGTATTCAACTAGCATTGTTTCAGCTCTGA
- a CDS encoding M14 family metallopeptidase, which produces MKIFSNFESGNIHVVSADSPQNIQLTIPADNQTEIAQWFHFRLESEAQQAHHFEIGQLATSAYPEGWKDYDVVASYDREEWFRIPSQFDGDTLSFDIIPEHDSMYFAYFAPYSYDRHQDLLHSAQTHPACKLETLGHTLDNNDITLLTIGEPSAEKKNIWVIGRQHPGETMAEWLIEGLLQRLLDETDTVGRSLLDSVVFRVVPNMNPDGSIRGHLRTNGIGVNLNREWQSPSMERSPEVFLVRERMLETGVDLCLDIHGDEAIPYNFVAGSEGTPSYNERIAKLENHFKQALLTITPEFQDEFGYDKDEPGKANMTVGTNWIGEQFKCLAYTVEMPFKDHISHADELYGWSPERSVAFGHDMLAAVWATVDEL; this is translated from the coding sequence ATGAAAATTTTCAGCAACTTCGAAAGCGGCAACATTCACGTCGTTTCAGCAGATTCACCACAAAACATTCAACTAACTATTCCAGCGGATAATCAAACTGAAATCGCACAATGGTTTCATTTCCGCTTAGAAAGTGAAGCTCAACAAGCTCACCACTTTGAAATCGGCCAATTGGCAACATCTGCCTACCCTGAAGGCTGGAAAGATTATGATGTGGTTGCATCGTATGACCGTGAAGAGTGGTTCCGCATTCCATCTCAATTCGATGGCGACACATTAAGCTTTGATATCATTCCTGAACACGATTCAATGTACTTCGCGTACTTCGCACCGTATTCATACGATCGTCATCAAGATCTCTTGCACAGTGCTCAAACGCACCCTGCTTGTAAGCTAGAAACTCTGGGCCATACGTTAGATAACAACGACATCACTTTGCTAACCATCGGTGAGCCAAGTGCAGAGAAGAAAAACATCTGGGTTATTGGTCGCCAACATCCGGGCGAGACCATGGCTGAATGGCTGATCGAAGGTCTGCTACAACGCTTGCTTGATGAGACAGACACAGTAGGCCGCTCACTGTTAGACAGCGTTGTATTCCGCGTTGTACCTAACATGAACCCAGACGGCAGTATCCGTGGCCACCTACGCACTAACGGTATTGGCGTTAACCTAAACCGTGAATGGCAGTCACCTTCTATGGAACGCAGCCCTGAGGTTTTCCTTGTTCGCGAGCGCATGCTAGAGACTGGTGTTGACCTATGTCTAGACATCCACGGTGACGAAGCGATTCCATATAACTTTGTTGCTGGTAGTGAAGGTACGCCTTCATACAATGAGCGCATTGCAAAACTAGAGAATCACTTCAAGCAAGCTCTTCTGACTATCACGCCAGAGTTCCAAGATGAATTTGGCTACGATAAAGACGAACCGGGCAAAGCAAATATGACCGTCGGTACAAACTGGATCGGCGAACAGTTCAAGTGTTTGGCATACACTGTCGAGATGCCATTTAAAGATCACATCAGCCACGCTGACGAACTGTACGGTTGGTCTCCAGAGCGCAGTGTTGCATTTGGTCACGACATGCTAGCAGCGGTTTGGGCAACAGTAGACGAGCTATAA
- a CDS encoding nitrogenase-stabilizing/protective protein NifW, which translates to MNQTEFQQKIASFTSIEQALDYFEIGFDSKFIDQNRIELVKRFNGYLILSKPDDWFAGRRALKNAYCKVQRSKLDRYTRSACRGCTTCQRR; encoded by the coding sequence ATGAACCAAACAGAGTTCCAACAAAAAATAGCGAGTTTTACTTCGATTGAACAAGCCCTTGATTACTTTGAAATTGGGTTTGATAGCAAGTTCATCGACCAAAATAGAATAGAGCTTGTGAAGCGCTTCAATGGTTATCTGATCCTGTCAAAGCCGGATGATTGGTTTGCTGGAAGAAGAGCGCTGAAAAATGCGTACTGTAAGGTGCAACGCAGTAAACTCGATCGCTATACACGCTCTGCCTGTCGTGGTTGCACGACTTGCCAACGTCGATAG
- a CDS encoding NapC/NirT family cytochrome c has protein sequence MSIKKRYIALIAAVGIGIGIGWLTLGGTAAVMHYTSSTEFCTSCHTMQIPYEEYEGSIHFSNAKGIRAECSDCHIPSDPIDYVITKIRASKDIYHEFVTGKIDTEDKYEEHRMAMAETVWAQLRESDSATCRSCHTFDAMDSYEQSEDAAKMHEYGQENNQTCIDCHKGVAHFAPEPEMDSEAFDNLMAFTEKTDPNAKVVYSAETISIGDLGTINPTARLDVKSVEGTERTIELHAYQMKGAEQVLYYGEGQRSIVAMLTDQGQQNLDVGDFKTDAYGNEWRTAVLTANVDAPVLDSLEPIWEYAEELDNVYCSTCHAKIGANHFTVNAWGPVAKGMGERTDISDQDLELLTKYFQNHAKDVAGH, from the coding sequence ATGTCTATTAAAAAACGATATATCGCTCTTATTGCCGCTGTTGGTATAGGTATAGGTATTGGTTGGCTAACGCTGGGCGGTACTGCAGCCGTTATGCACTACACATCGAGTACTGAGTTCTGTACTTCTTGCCACACTATGCAAATTCCGTATGAAGAATATGAAGGTTCAATCCACTTCAGCAATGCAAAAGGCATTCGAGCTGAGTGTTCTGACTGTCATATTCCTTCTGATCCAATTGACTACGTAATCACAAAAATTCGTGCGTCTAAAGATATTTATCATGAGTTCGTAACCGGCAAAATTGATACAGAAGATAAATACGAAGAACATCGTATGGCAATGGCAGAAACAGTGTGGGCGCAACTGCGTGAAAGCGATTCAGCCACGTGTCGTTCTTGTCATACTTTCGATGCGATGGACAGTTACGAGCAATCTGAAGATGCAGCAAAAATGCATGAGTACGGACAAGAGAATAATCAGACTTGTATCGACTGCCACAAAGGTGTTGCTCACTTTGCTCCTGAGCCAGAAATGGACAGCGAAGCCTTTGATAATTTGATGGCATTCACCGAAAAAACAGACCCGAATGCGAAAGTCGTTTACTCAGCAGAAACCATCAGTATTGGTGACCTTGGCACTATTAATCCAACGGCACGCCTAGATGTGAAAAGTGTTGAAGGTACTGAGCGCACAATCGAGTTGCATGCTTACCAAATGAAGGGTGCAGAACAGGTGCTTTACTACGGCGAAGGTCAACGCTCAATCGTTGCGATGCTGACAGACCAAGGGCAACAGAACCTTGACGTTGGTGATTTTAAAACGGATGCGTACGGTAATGAATGGCGAACGGCGGTGCTAACCGCGAACGTTGATGCGCCTGTACTGGATTCACTCGAGCCAATCTGGGAGTACGCAGAAGAACTCGACAACGTTTACTGCTCGACATGCCACGCAAAAATTGGCGCGAACCACTTCACCGTTAATGCTTGGGGCCCTGTTGCAAAAGGCATGGGCGAAAGAACTGACATTTCAGACCAAGATTTAGAACTTCTTACTAAATACTTCCAGAACCACGCAAAAGATGTGGCTGGCCACTAA